A genomic stretch from Macaca nemestrina isolate mMacNem1 chromosome 16, mMacNem.hap1, whole genome shotgun sequence includes:
- the LOC105485999 gene encoding NEDD4-binding protein 2-like 2 isoform X7 translates to MSYGEIEGKFLGPREEVTSEPRCKKLKSTTEAYVFHNHSNADFHRIQEKTGNDWVPVTVIDVRGQSYLQENKTETTDLHRPLHDEMPGNRPDVIESIDSQVLQEVRPPLVSTDDEIYSTSKAFIGPIYKPPEKKKRNEGRNEADALNGINGRGGQKEKQKFNSEKSEIDNELFQFYKEIEELEKEKDDFENNCKESEPSQEQLIPFYQGHNNGLLKPDKEKKDLSNNVFPSHCDYQQNLGNETGKYPCNGQIIPTFCDTSFTSFRPEWQAVHPFIVPHGPPLPSLNYHLNIQRFSAPRNLPSNIFQAQDDSQIQNGYYVNNCHVNWNCMTFDQSNEYTDCSENRSSVHPSGNGCSMQDEYVSNGFCEVRERYWKDPGMDKHNGTDRFVNQQFQEEKLNKLQKLLILLRGLPGSGKTTLSRILLGQNRDGIVFSTDDYFHHQDGYRYNVNQLGDAHDWNQNRGHRKRIQSRVS, encoded by the exons ATGTCTTATGGTGAAATTGAAGGTAAATTCTTGGGACCTAGAGAAGAAGTAACGAGTGAACCACGCTGTAAAAAATTGAAGTCAACTACAGAGGCATATGTTTTTCACAATCATAGTAATGCCGATTTTCACAGAATCCAAGAGAAAACTGGAAATGATTGGGTCCCTGTGACCGTCATTGATGTCAGAGGACAAAGTTATTTGCAGGAGAACAAAACTGAAACTACAGATTTACATAGACCTTTACATGATGAGATGCCTGGTAATCGACCAGATGTTATTGAATCCATTGATTCACAGGTTTTACAGGAAGTACGTCCTCCATTAGTATCCACAGACGATGAGATATATAGCACAAGTAAAGCATTTATAGGACCCATTTACAAACCCCCTGAGAAAAAGAAACGTAATGAAGGGAGGAATGAGGCAGACGCTCTAAATGGTATAAATGGCAGAGGAggacaaaaagagaaacagaaatttaaCTCTGAAAAATCAGAGATAGACAATGAATTATTCCAGTTTTACAAAGAAATTGAAGAgcttgaaaaggaaaaagatgattTTGAGAACAATTGTAAGGAATCTGAACCTTCTCAGGAACAGTTGATTCCATTTTATCAAGGCCATAATAATGGTCTCTTAAAAcctgacaaagaaaagaaagatcttaGTAATAATGTTTTTCCATCACATTGTGATTATCAACAGAATTTGGGGAATGAGACAGGCAAATATCCCTGTAATGGACAAATAATACCTACATTTTGTGACACTTCATTTACTTCTTTCAGGCCTGAATGGCAGGCAGTGCATCCTTTTATAGTGCCCCATGGTCCCCCTCTTCCCAGTTTGAACtatcatttaaatattcaaaGATTCAGTGCTCCACGAAATCTACCATCAAATATTTTCCAAGCGCAAGATGACTCTCAGATACAAAATGGatattatgtaaataattgtcatgttaactggaattGTATGACTTTTGATCAGAGCAATGAATATACTGACTGTAGTGAGAATAGGAGTAGTGTTCATCCCTCTGGAAATGGCTGCAGTATGCAAGATGAGTATGTGAGTAATGGTTTCTGTGAAGTCAGAGAAAGATACTGGAAAGATCCTGGCATGGACAAGCATAATGGAACAGACAGGTTTGTGAACCAGCAGTTTCAAgaggaaaagttaaataaattacagaagTTACTTATTCTTTTAAGAGGTCTGCCTGGTTCTGGGAAAACAACATTGTCTCG AATTCTGCTTGGTCAGAATCGGGATGGCATTGTGTTCAGCACTGATGACTATTTTCACCATCAAGATGGGTACAGGTATAATGTTAATCAACTTGGTGATGCCCATGACTGGAACCAGAACAGAG
- the LOC112427435 gene encoding small ribosomal subunit protein uS8-like encodes MSWLMLSRASTTPKRTGKCQVLIRPCSKVIVRFLTVMMKHGYTGEFEIIDDHRAGKIVVNLTGRLNKCGMISPRFDVQFKDLEKWQNNLLPSHQFGFIVLTTSAGITDHEETR; translated from the coding sequence ATGTCCTGGCTGATGCTCTCAAGAGCATCAACAACGCCGAAAAGAACAGGCAAATGCCAGGTGCTTATTAGGCCTTGCTCCAAAGTCATCGTCCGGTTTCTCACTGTGATGATGAAGCATGGTTACACTGGTGAATTTGAAATCATTGATGATCACAGAGCTGGGAAAATTGTTGTGAACCTCACAGGCAGGCTAAACAAGTGTGGAATGATCAGCCCCAGATTTGATGTGCAATTCAAAGATCTGGAAAAATGGCAGAATAATCTGCTTCCATCCCACCAGTTTGGTTTCATTGTACTGACAACCTCAGCTGGCATCACAGACCATGAAGAAACAAGATGA